In the Arachis ipaensis cultivar K30076 chromosome B04, Araip1.1, whole genome shotgun sequence genome, TGTCAGCACCACCAGATAaactttaaaataattattaatagtTTCATGGTATAAATGAgtttcattttaatattttagaaaaaattttaagtgtacCGTTATATCGGTATTTCActgatttttaaccgttgatcttaattatataaagggtaaagtatattttttgtccctaaaatttgacaaaagtttcaaaaatacccctaaattttattttgtttcaattttgttctaaaaattttcgatttgcatcaaatataccccgaatggctaatttttcaaaaaatttaagaccaattcaacaacaatttcataagaacaacccttaacacaagcaaatcaagcatagttttcatgcattattattagattggttttaatttttttgaaaatttagtcgttaagggtatatttgatgcaaatcgaaaacttttaggacaaaattgaaacaaaataaaacttaagggtatttttgaaatttttgaaaaacttcagggacaaaaaatatattttacccttatataaaataaatatcagTAGTATAATCCAGAGTCCCAACAGTTACGAGACGAATAGCATCAATAAGAAGGCGTTGTCAGACAaaatgacaatcaatctcaatgtatttggtgcgttcatgaaaaacATTATTATGAGCAATCTGAATAGTACTGCGATTGTCACAATAAACAGTAGTTGGAGACGACTGAGGGTCACCCAagtcttcgagaagccaacgaatcgaGACAACCTTAATAGTGGTGTCAGTAAGAGCACAATATTCAGCTTTGGTACTTGATCGAGTAGTGAACATTTGTTTTTTGGCTCGCCGGAAAATGAGAGAGACACCAAAAAACAAATAATAgccagtagtagaacgacgatcagtgggatcaccagctcAATTAGCATCTAAGTATGCTTGAAGAGTTAAGGATGAATGGGCAGAAAAATGAAGACCATGAGAAGTATACTCAATGCGGCTATCTGTAATTCCACCTCGAGCAAGAAGATTAGAAGCATActtagcttgagagagatagatgccatcatccGAGGATATGACTTCAAGGCCAAGGAAATAAcggagagaaccaagatctttcatctcaaaaatGTGGTGAAGGAATACTTtaagatcagagataccatcaacatcatctccagtaatgatcatgtcatcaacatgcaaaagtagaagaacaGCCCCACGTTCACTTTTACGGATAAAGAGAGCATTCCCATGAGGGCTGCAGGTGAAACTGAGATTGCATATAGCgatgctgaacttgtcaaaccattcacaaGGAGCTTACTTAAGACCATAAAGTGCCTTACGAAGGAGACAAACTTTgctagaaggacaaggatatcccgGGAGTAGTTTCATATagaccttctttttcaaattatcattgaaaaataaattctTCACATCTATCAAACTGAGAGACCATTTTCTTATCGTAATAATGGCAAGGAGAGCGCGAACAGATGTGAGACGAGCAACAGGAGCAAAggtctcttcataatcaataccatactcttgcatACATCCTTGAGCGACCAATCATGctttataacggtcaatagaaccatcagagcaagtcttgatcttgtatacacATCTACTACCCACAATTTTGTGATTAGAATGAGGATCAACCAAATTTCAAGTGTGTAATTTTTCAAGAGTCTGAATTTTTTTCTGCATTGCTTGCTGCCAATTTGAATTTGTGGAGGCTTCTTGGAATGACTGAGGTTCATGGTAATaaagaatagtagaaaaataatgataatcaagaagatgaggaggtggatttctTACCTTAGAAGAACGATGGGAGGGAGGAGGCATGACAGCAAGAGTAGAATCATCGTCCGTCTGAAATCATCGAGAGATGAAGAAGGCAGAAGAGTAGAAGGCTCGAGGTTGACTGGAGATAGAacctgtagaatcatcactagaaAAAGATCAACATTAGGATTAGTAAAAAACGGTGACTGAGTAGGAGGAATGAAATCAAATGAGGAGAACTTAGAGAACATGTGATGTTTCCAAAATACAACATGATGAGATATACTTCACGTCTAGAtagaggatcccaacaacgataatTCTTGTGTTCAGTACCATAACCAAAGAAACAACACATGCGAGTCTGAGGTTCAAGTTTATTATGTTcatgaggttgaagaagaacaaaacaaaCACAACCAAAAATTTGAAGAGAACTGTAATCTAGAGAAGTATGATAAATACGCTCAAAGAGAGTAATGTTACCgagaacagaagaagggagtctattgataacatggaCAACAGTAAGAATAACCTCACCCCAAGTACActcaggacacgaagaagaaatAAGCATTTCACGAATAGAGTGAACAATGTGACGGTATTTGCGTTCAACCTGtccattttgttgagacgtaccaggacaagaaaaATCAGACAAAGTACCATGTTCAGCGAGAAAAGCTAAAAGTTTGGAGTCATGGTATTCCATAACATTATCGCATCGAAAAACTTTAATGACcttaaaaaattgaattttaattatagtggcaaagttaatataaatctaAGGTAGCTCATGGTGATTAACCATCAAGTAAACTCAAGTAAAGCGTGAATAATTATCAATGAAAACTACAACGTATCGAGCCATTCCCATAGAAGCGGTGGGAGCGAGGCCCCAAACATAAGAGTAgataagatcaaaaggagagcgaGCAAGACATGAATTActgtgaaaagataaagcaggttgtttgacagtttgacaagaaatgcaatcaaaagactcATTGTTAACCTGACCCAAAATATCCTTAGACACAAGAGAACACAATTTTCCTAAGGAGCTGTGGACAAGATGGTGACACCACAAGTGAAGGGTAGAGGGAGAAGAAACAGCACAGAGATTTGACACAGGAATATGAAGATTCTTGAGCTCAAACAATCTTCTGACCTTCTGTCCAGTCCCGATGATCTATCCCGTCCAACGATCCTACACACGACAATcagaaatagaaaaattgacATCAAAACCGAgttcaacaagttgaccaacatagataagattaaaatttaatttttgaataaaataagTATGAGGAAGATGAAGATTGGACTATGAAATAAAACCCTTATGTGTCGCATGCAATAGGAAACCATCAGCAGTGTTGACAGAATGTGCATTTGTAGGGGTAGACAAAGATGAAAAAGGATATCGCAGAGAAaacatgtgattaaagcaaccaaaattaaaataccatttagaattacctggaggaGTAGAAAGAGCAGCAGAGGTATTACCAGAAAAGGAGAGAAGTAGCCTAAGAAGATACTCAATGTTGGATGGAGAGACAGAAAGTGGATTGAGAGAAGCAGAGTTGGTGAATTCAGTAGCAGTAGTAGAAGCGGGCACATTCTGATTAGTGTAGTTGGAACGAGAATGACACTTGTTTTGATCCGAACATTGTGGGCGCGTAGGACAGATAGTAATCAAGTGTCTCAAGAGCTTGCAATAATGGCAGAATAGTGTTGGACAATTGGAGCCAATGGACCTTTCTGTTTGTATTTGCGACATTCAATAGAAGAACAGTCTGAGAAGAGGTGCCCAAAACAGTTACAGTTGCGATAGAATGTACCCTTTCTGTTTGCGGCATCAAAAACATCTGTTTTTTTCATGATAGTAGATACAAAGATGATAGAGAGGAAAGAAAATACAAGATCGGAGCAAAAAACGATGAAAGAGTGCTGATTCATATCCTGTTCCTTGGCATGAGCAGTCCTTTGGTAGCGATTGTATCGTTGCTGGATCCACTCATAAGAGTGATGATTCATATCACCTGATAATAGCATTCTTTAGGATCTCTGCATAACAATCTTCTTCATCTACCTACATGTTACCATAACACCATAATCTCAGTCAATTTCATCACATTTTTCAACTACAGATCACAGCTTATTAACAATCAGCTTaaattttttcatttaaattttgtCTATTTTACACCTTTAAAATCACATACTACAACATATCAAGTGATttcacatatataaaaaaaatattgagaaaAAACATTAACTGTCTCAATTTGTCTCCTGAAGGATAAGAGTCAGGTTTTCATCTTCAACAActttgagaaaataatagaaaggGTTACTATTTACTACCAACCTGAAGTCCTGAACAAAACCTCAGCATTGaacattaaattaaaattaacagatAAAATGAAACAAATCAACTTAAAtaaatgaaattttaattttaggaAAAAATAAAAACCTTAAACACCGTCCATCTCTTTCTCAACCTTGGTCTGTATTTTGTGGAAGGCCCTAactttcttcttctctacttcGATGAGAACATGGGTTAGTAAAGATAAGTAATTTTCCAAAATCAAAACTCTTTTACTCTGATTCAATCACAGTTTCAAAAAATACGTCGTGTTTTACTATATATATGCCATTTTAGAACCTTATAACAGAGTATTTGGTAGATATAAACACTTATATCagcttttaaaagaaaaataatgaaaataattcATAAAAACTCACTTGAATGATCTTCTTTGAGACAGACATGATGAACACTGTTTAAAATAGAGAAGTTAGATATGATGAAGAAGTGTGAACTGTGTAAAATTAAGGTTACTTTCTGCGAGTCGGATTAGGCTATCCTATGCTGGTAGTTCTTGTACTTTGGCGATACTGTTGTAGTTCTTGTATTCGACGGAGAGGAAATCATCTGAGGCAACAGAAGTAGACGATGCTGATGTCAACGGTAAAAAATTTTCGCTGagcttcaaattttaaatttcaattttcactcTCTGCTGTTTTGATAAGTTACACGTGTCATACAATGAAAGCTAACACTTAACAAGTACTGAACACACCACTTGTCGTGTAAAGAATCTACTACTACtctcttattttatatatatatatatatatatatatagattctatagaattttttatttttttggtatttaGTTTAGTTCTATAGAATTATTGATATCAACTAACACAGATATGTGCAAGTGGGCCAGAAACAAATTTaaataaatcacaaaataaacttaaataattgactaaagGCCAATGCAATTTCTTGTAGAAGTGATTCCACCATCCACAACAAGATTATGGCCACTAACATACTTAGATTCTTCACTAGCAAGAAAAAGTGCAGCCTCAGCAATATCGGACGACCTCAGAGTTACCCCTCTCAAATTTGCAAGCCCTCTAACAAACTCCTCAATCTTCTCAACTTCCTCATGCGAAGGCAAATTTACATTATTACCCTCCACCTCCTCACTAGTATGCCACGCGTTAACAAGCAATGACGTGGCAACCCCAAATGGTGAAATTGAATTTACCCTTATGCCATGCCTCCCTAACTCACAAGCAGTGTTCTTAGTGAGTCCAAGAATGGCATGCTTTGAAGCGGTGTAAGAATGTGGACCAAGACCACCCATAACACCCGCAACACTAGCAGTGTTGATTATTGAACCAATTCCATTAGGAATCATGACCCTTGAAGCATGTTTAATTCCCAATGCAACACCTTTAACGTTGACCCTCATTATCATGTCAAACTCATCAGGGTCAAAATTGACAATGCTCTTCTTGGAATTTGATTGGTCGCCTAGCACACCGGCGTTGTTGAACATTATGTCCAGTTTGCCGTATTTGGAGACTGTGGAAGTTACCAAATTGTCCATGTCGGGTTCTATGCTGACGTCACAGTGGACGAAGGTCGCTGATGGAGAAAGTGAGTTTGCAAGATTGGATCCATGTGTGTCGTCCACGTCAGCAATTACAACCTTCGCGCCATGTTTCACAAAGAGTCTCACTGCTGCTTCACCTATTCCTTTGGCACCACCAGTTACAATCGCAATTTTCCCTTCCaacctataataataataattatcaaccatatattaattaatatttcatAAGCAATACTGATCTTTATTAAAAAGTAACGTAAATTACTTCCAAAATTTAGATTACCGGTAATAAGCTATAACCAAACAAAGAAATTTTTAAGAGTGAGTTACTTAATCTAACATCACCAATAATGTGATAGATTAAGTCCTTAATAGTAAGAGAAGATGATCGATGACTTTAGGTTATATAGAACTGAATGAATTATGAGTACCTATTTAAGGGAGGGGATGATAAATTGGTGGTGTCTGGTGGTGTTGTTGTGTGAAGAGGCACTTCTTGAATGGGTCTATCATCAGACATAACTTCTGTAGCTGCAACCATGCTTATTAATTGAGACAGTGTGTGTGGCTCTATTGCAAAGTGTTCGAAAGACAGAGGAATTTATATGCAGAGCAGATTAGAGAGGCTTAAATATTAGCTTCAAGTTATTGGCGTGGCTATATATGCGAAACTACGTGAAATTATAGGATCAAAACCACCCATATATATATGCGTTGATGTGTGTGTTTTTTCAGAAGGATAAATCTTGAGTAACTTACTTTGCATCAAAACTAACCTCAcatttttgttattattgatgatcATTTAATTTGGTTGTTATGACTTCCAGTGGGGCTACGTTTTATTTCATACATACATGATATAAGTACAAAATTCAATCGATGTCAAAATTCAGAGACGTACAATTGGATAACTAATCCCCTAAATTAAAGTTGTCTTCACATGAGAATAATAAATgagaattattaaataatttaatatattcagTTAGATTGTTTTTTTCCAAATATATTTAACTAGATTATCACTATTATCTTTNNNNNNNNNNNNNNNNNNNNNNNNNNNNNNNNNNNNNNNNNNNNNNNNNNNNNNNNNNNNNNNNNNNNNNNNNNNNNNNNNNNNNNNNNNNNNNNNNNNNNNNNNNNNNNNNNNNNNNNNNNNNNNNNNNNNNNNNNNNNNNNNNNNNNNNNNNNNNNNNNNNNNNNNNNNNNNNNNNNNNNNNNNNNNNNNNNNNNNNNNNNNNNNNNNNNNNNNNNNNNNNNNNNNNNNNNNNNNNNNNNNNNNNNNNNNNNNNNNNNNNNNNNNNNNNNNNNNNNNNNNNNNNNNNNNNACATTGGTCTTAAGATAATTCTATACCAATGCCAAGAaagtattaatttaaaaaaaataaatgtaagtTTATAATGCATATAAAACTTTTAAGTCCTCAATCATATCATACTCTTAAGAGAGTTATTGGTTTGCACCAACTTATATAAATTAAAAGCCTTAATTATTAGTCTTACAAGATTTGGGAGCACTTTGCGAGACCAAAAAAGTAAGATAGGGACCCTGACAAATATGTTAATTGAAAGGCAACTACTTTCATGAAGATAGCAAAAACATCTTCTTATGATGATCCTTGTTTAAAAAGTGTAACTTATTTATTTAGCAACACTTTAAATAAAGGTAACACTTTTACTTTAAATAAAATCAAGCCCTACAATCTATCATCCAATGGTCAAAATGATGTATCTTCACATAATGATAATCATTAAATCTTCATTGGAGTAGCCACCTAATTGAAATGCCTCCATTATGCTACTTAATGCTATATGTAATACTGTATCATTGCGTTTATGGTCCCCAAACATATGTTCATAGAAAAACTTATTAAAAGATACTGGCCCGGCCCTATCGTAGCACTATTCCTAAAGTTTATAATTTAGTAATGAATCTTAATACACACTTGCTCGAGAGATGACACTTTATTTCGCTTTCTTATTCTCGGTGTTTATCATGTTCTAATTGTTTAAAATGCTTTTAATTCATCGATTATTTGCCAACGTGTTCAAAATCCAAAATTCTctgaaatttggattttataaGCCCTACAAAATAAAGCAACTTTGAAGTCGGCaggaataaattaattaaaaacatgcccataaatagttatatttttaatatttttttaaataaaatttttttgaattagattaattttttatataatttttttatttattttatgctatttttttcacttttaaaattcactttaaaattaattataaaaatattaaaacacaCTATGTCTACCTAAGTTAATATGGAACTTATAactaataaaatcaaaatacCTAATACATTAACTAAACTAATAAAATCTAAACACCTAAACTAATTATTTGCTAAAactaaaaaaggaaaaaaaaactaatttcaaattaaaatccaAAACTCCAGCTATGTCCAAGTCATATTTAGTCTATTGATGTCTCCATCGCAAATATATTGTCAGGACCATATTTACTTCAGAAACTCAAATTTAAACTATTATAAAGttataaaattcttaaaaattattCAGATGAACAAAAATCTTAGTTGTTGTAACCTTATATATGCTTCAGAACATATCTTAGATGCTAAGATCCATATTAGGCATTTACACGTATCTCGAATACTAAGACTCTGTTCAATATTTACGTATATCTCGAATACTCAGTACCCATTTTTTCGCTTAACACATATTTTAGGTGCATTATGAATACGTCAATGGTCGTTTTGTTACAGGATCTGAGTATCtaagataaatttattttttagttcTTCTTTAGTATTGAGATGTGATATGTTATGTATTtagataattattttatattttacgcatttttgtaatttttatatttatttaatttaaataaaaaaatcctatATATGTTTGACGAAGAAAAATAGATAATTACTTTTTGCATTGTGATGAGTATTAGTACTCACTATGGCCATTTACACTTATATTATGTCAtttagaccatctccagtaggaAACTCATCCCAATTTCTATTTATggtccacctgtcataaaaagtaactccacattaACTTTTGCGTCgtaaacagtaaataggaactcaaagcatctctctcttctccattaggagtaactaactttagtccctgttatggtcccacttaattaattaattaaaatatttaaaattaatgtaattaattttttcaataatataatttaaatttaaaaatttaaaaataattcattattaaaagatattaatattaaataaattcatatataataataatacacaatatataattcgcgattacactaatttgtaaaattacttaatacaaagaaaaacataattaaGCTCTATAGTTGACGACAAGCATTGTGAAATTGCCATATGTGTTCAATCAAGTCCTCTTTCAATTGTCTATGCTGCTGCCTATTTCGAAGTTGGGCATTTCTTTGGAGAAATTGATGGTATGGTGCAAAATTTTCTTCTCCCAGCTAAGCTTGTGATAAGCCATTTTCGACATCATCATACTCTAAGTTTTGAGCAAAATTTCCTGCATAAGTGTCTCTTTCATCCTCAACAATcatattatgcaatataatacaagctctcattatgttggcaagcttcttcttttCCCAAAAGCGAGTTGGACCACGTATAATTGTAAAGCGTGCTTGCAACACTCCGAATGCTCGCTCCACATCTTTTCTTTGCCCTTCTTGATATTGTGCAAAGAACTTGTGTTTCTTCCCTTGTGGCTTTGAGATTGATTTGACAAATGTGGCCCATTTAGGATAAATACCATCTGCT is a window encoding:
- the LOC107635127 gene encoding short-chain dehydrogenase reductase 2a-like, producing the protein MVAATEVMSDDRPIQEVPLHTTTPPDTTNLSSPPLNRLEGKIAIVTGGAKGIGEAAVRLFVKHGAKVVIADVDDTHGSNLANSLSPSATFVHCDVSIEPDMDNLVTSTVSKYGKLDIMFNNAGVLGDQSNSKKSIVNFDPDEFDMIMRVNVKGVALGIKHASRVMIPNGIGSIINTASVAGVMGGLGPHSYTASKHAILGLTKNTACELGRHGIRVNSISPFGVATSLLVNAWHTSEEVEGNNVNLPSHEEVEKIEEFVRGLANLRGVTLRSSDIAEAALFLASEESKYVSGHNLVVDGGITSTRNCIGL